A genomic region of Palaemon carinicauda isolate YSFRI2023 chromosome 11, ASM3689809v2, whole genome shotgun sequence contains the following coding sequences:
- the LOC137650092 gene encoding uncharacterized protein isoform X1 encodes MDSKSTYEQYLNMLFRNFDLWINSLSVTKDYEDLRNIIVCDQFMSTLPKEMRLFLKERKPRTPEDYSSLADTYASAHKCYPKDEQKYFRHNANLSSSSDKISASEKPEKTNLSRPGKIACYGCGQSGHISRNYPNKVPKKKSESSLEIGQVLNNTGVCGPMVCGTVNGVTVSTILRDTGCTGVVVSEDLIPDPGTNCSYSTLIDYLGRKDRFPIVKIYLKCNLFTGWVNAVRAPIKYCTVLLGNIPGVQDHNLFPLKNTDSSIDVNAVTRAQVKRRNIVHPLSLPEPFDISIDQESFLREQQNCEALKYAREMSQSGDVKRCKNGLQYEFVMRNGLLYRKIQKCKKPQLLGKEQLVVPVKCIKLVLRLAHDIPVSGHFSHRKTFNKINEIFWWQGMTSDIYKYCKSCDVCQKSSLVGKVEKAQMVKLPVISTPFYRVAIDLVGPISPPSEAGHRYILTMVDYASSFPEAVALKNITSEDIAEALISIFSRVGVPKEILSDRGPQFRSELMLQVHKLLGVKPLFSTPYHPAANGRIERQHQILKSILKKICELKHNQWHRFLPAALFAMREIPSDTTGFSPFEILYGRQVRGPLTILKELWTNSDMSTGETDLYSFVLELREKLSDVSDLAVQNMNISSSTYKSYFDLKSSKRRFKADDEVLLLIPEKQGKLQFSWRGPYKIIDKHGPVDYWVNVEDFDCEPMPSFEQDLHKFADFMYITELDICKAYHQIPLTPESRKYTAFSTNLGLMQYVRLPFGLSTAWATYIRLMRQVLKGLSFVVCYFDNIFIVSKDWKIHMADLETVILRLQEAGLTAKPGKCFLGYEEIQYLGYVIKKRGIFPQQDKIGAILDMPAPTTKKQLRSFIGSVNFYERMHRLQV; translated from the exons atggaTTCCAAGAGCACATATGAACAATATTTGAATATGTTATTTCGAAATTTTGACTTGTGGATAAATAGTCTTAGTGTAACGAAAGACTACGAAGATTTGCGAAACATTATAGTCTGTGATCAGTTCATGTCTACTTTACCTAAGGAAATGCGTCTTTTTCTTAAGGAGCGTAAACCTAGAACTCCAGAGGATTATTCATCATTGGCAGACACATATGCTTCAGCACACAAATGTTATCCTAAAGATGAGCAGAAGTACTTTAGGCATAATGCGAATTTATCTAGTTCCAGTGATAAGATCAGTGCGAGTGAGAAACCAGAGAAAACTAATTTGTCACGTCCTGGTAAGATTGCATGTTACGGTTGTGGTCAGAGTGGACATATTTCGAGAAACTATCCTAACAAGGTACCCAAAAAGAAATCTGAATCTTCTCTTGAGATAGGTCAAGTTCTGAATAACACTGGAGTATGTGGACCTATGGTATGTGGAACAGTGAATGGTGTTACAGTATCTACAATACTTAGAGATACAGGTTGTACAGGAGTAGTGGTATCAGAGGATTTGATTCCTGATCCTGGAACAAATTGTTCATATTCtactcttattgattatttgggcaggaaggacagattccctattgtcaagatttatttgaaatgtaatctctttacaggttgggttaatgctgttcgggctccaataaagtactgtactgtcttattaggcaatattccaggtgttcaggaccataatttgtttcctctgaaaaatacggattcttccatAGACGTAAATGCAGTAACAAGAGCACaggtaaaaaggagaaatattgtacACCCTCTTTCTTTGCCAGAACCATTTGATATATCCATTGATCAAGAATCTTTTCTTAGAGAACAGCAGAATTGCGAAGCTTTGAAATATGCAAGAGAAATGAGTCAGTCTGGAGATGTCAAACGTTGCAAGAATGGTTTGCAGTACGAGTTCGTGATGAGAAATGGACTTCTctacaggaaaatacagaaatgtaaaaagcctcagttactgggaaaggaacagttggttgtaccagttaaatgcataaaattagttttgcgccttgcacatgatattccggtaagtggacatttttctcataggaaaacctttaataagattaatgaaattttctggtggcagggtatgacgtctgacatatataaatattgcaaatcttgtgatgtatgccaaaaatcttcccttgttggaaaagtagagaAGGCTCAGATGGTTAAATTACCAGTGATCTCTACGCCATTTTATAGAGTTGCTATTGACTTAGTGGGCCCGATTTCTCCTCCTAGTGAAGCAGGGCATAGATATATTCTGACTATGGTAGATTATGCTTCAAGCTTCCCGGAAGCAGTcgctttgaagaacataacatctgaagacattgcagaagccttaatatctattttttccagagTGGGAGTGCCGAAAGAAATTCTTTCTGACAGAGGACCACAATTTCGATCAGAACTTATGTTGCAAGTACACAAGTTATTAGGAGTGAAACCTCTTTTTAGTACCCCCTAtcatcctgctgccaatggaagaatagaaaggcaacaccagattttaaagagtatattgaagaaaatatgtgagttaaaacataatcagtggcatcgtttccttccagcagcactgttcgccatgagggaaattccaagtgatacaacaggtttctcaccatttgagattttatatggccgtcaagtgagaggtcccttgacaatattgaaggaactatggacaaattcggatatgtctacaggggaaactgatctttattcttttgttttggaactacgtgaaaagttgtccgatgtttctgatttggctgttcaaaacatgaatatatcttccagtacatataagtcttattttgatttgaagagtagtaagcgccgatttaaagctgatgatgaagtacttttgcttattccagaaaaacaaggtaaattgcagttctcatggagaggtccatacaagataattgataagcatggtccagttgactactgggtaaacgtagaag ATTTTGATTGTGAGCCCATGCCAAGCTTTGAGCAAGATCTTCATAAGTTTGCAGATTTTATGTACATTACAGAACTTGATATCTGCAAAGCATATCATCAGATTCCTCTAACACCAGAAAGTCGCAAGTATACAGCCTTTTCAACTAATCTTGGACTAATGCAatatgtaagattaccttttggccttagcacAGCTTGGGCGACGTATATTAGATTAATGAGGCAAGTATTGAAAGGTCTTTCTTTCGTAGTTTGCtattttgataatatctttatTGTATCCAAAGACTGGAAAATTCATATGGCAGATTTGGAAACAGTCATATTGCGACTGCAAGAAGCAGGATTAACTGCCAAACCAGGAAAGTGTTTCCTCGGTTATGAAGAGATACAATATTTaggatatgtaataaaaaaaaggggTATTTTTCCTCAACAGGATAAAATTGGAGCTATTTTGGATATGCCTGCTCCCACTACCAAGAAACAGTTACGAAGCTTTATTGGATCTGTAAATTTTTATG aacggatgcatcgtctacaggtctag
- the LOC137649383 gene encoding zinc finger BED domain-containing protein 5-like: MRRTELLAVYLMSQLDQGLRKAPCISLAIDESTDSTDNAQLIVFVRYYDAGEKKFCQDLLGVTDLKGRARGEDIYGSLKSMLESRNIDVKSIISVTTDGAPAMVGRERRLFARLKEDNPDMISYHSIIHQSVLCASLGDEYFAAVHSKPFLVTDITEFSVEANLTWKWVDAAKIQLKLFDFQENVALKKVFCDCTPETFWSKEGSLANFLTLHRLAVQILTMFGSTYCCESAFSTVNLVKNNFRSCMTNEHLHHCLRLAITPLVPKFRELAKSKKCNFSH, encoded by the exons ATGAGGAGAACGGAACTATTGGCTGTGTATCTTATGTCACAACTTGATCAAGGACTGAGAAAAGCACCTTGTATCTCACTGGCTATTGATGAATCAACAGACAGTACCGACAATGCTCAACTCATTGTTTTTGTGAGATATTATGATGCAGGGGAGAAAAAATTTTGCCAGGACTTGTTGGGTGTGACTGACCTTAAAGGAAGAGCACGAGGAGAGGATATTTATGGATCCTTGAAAAGCATGTTAGAATCAAGAAATATTGATGTCAAATCCATCATTTCAGTGactacagatggagcaccagccaTGGTTGGTCGAGAGAGGAGACTATTTGCAAGATTAAAGGAAGATAATCCGGACATGATAAGTTACCACAGCATAATCCACCAATCAGTTTTGTGTGCCAGTCTGGGAGATGAATATT TTGCTGCTGTTCATTCAAAACCATTTCTAGTGACAGATATCACAGAATTTTCAGTCGAAGCAAATCTCACCTGGAAATGGGTAGATGCTGCTAAAATCCAACTGAAACTTTTTGACTTTCAAGAGAATGTAGCGCTGAAAAAAGTATTCTGTGATTGTACACCAGAAACATTTTGGTCAAAAGAAGGATCCCTTGCTAATTTTCTTACTCTTCACAGATTAGCAGTGCAAATTCTCACGATGTTTGGCTCCACTTACTGCTGCGAATCTGCTTTCTCAACTGTGAATCTAGTGAAGAACAATTTTCGCTCCTGTATGACCAATGAACACCTCCACCACTGTCTTCGACTCGCTATTACTCCATTAGTACCAAAATTTCGGGAACTAGCAAAAAGCAAAAAGTGcaatttctctcactaa
- the LOC137650092 gene encoding uncharacterized protein isoform X2, whose amino-acid sequence MDSKSTYEQYLNMLFRNFDLWINSLSVTKDYEDLRNIIVCDQFMSTLPKEMRLFLKERKPRTPEDYSSLADTYASAHKCYPKDEQKYFRHNANLSSSSDKISASEKPEKTNLSRPGKIACYGCGQSGHISRNYPNKVPKKKSESSLEIGQVLNNTGVCGPMVCGTVNGVTVSTILRDTGCTGVVVSEDLIPDPGTNCSYSTLIDYLGRKDRFPIVKIYLKCNLFTGWVNAVRAPIKYCTVLLGNIPGVQDHNLFPLKNTDSSIDVNAVTRAQVKRRNIVHPLSLPEPFDISIDQESFLREQQNCEALKYAREMSQSGDVKRCKNGLQYEFVMRNGLLYRKIQKCKKPQLLGKEQLVVPVKCIKLVLRLAHDIPVSGHFSHRKTFNKINEIFWWQGMTSDIYKYCKSCDVCQKSSLVGKVEKAQMVKLPVISTPFYRVAIDLVGPISPPSEAGHRYILTMVDYASSFPEAVALKNITSEDIAEALISIFSRVGVPKEILSDRGPQFRSELMLQVHKLLGVKPLFSTPYHPAANGRIERQHQILKSILKKICELKHNQWHRFLPAALFAMREIPSDTTGFSPFEILYGRQVRGPLTILKELWTNSDMSTGETDLYSFVLELREKLSDVSDLAVQNMNISSSTYKSYFDLKSSKRRFKADDEVLLLIPEKQGKLQFSWRGPYKIIDKHGPVDYWVNVEERMHRLQV is encoded by the exons atggaTTCCAAGAGCACATATGAACAATATTTGAATATGTTATTTCGAAATTTTGACTTGTGGATAAATAGTCTTAGTGTAACGAAAGACTACGAAGATTTGCGAAACATTATAGTCTGTGATCAGTTCATGTCTACTTTACCTAAGGAAATGCGTCTTTTTCTTAAGGAGCGTAAACCTAGAACTCCAGAGGATTATTCATCATTGGCAGACACATATGCTTCAGCACACAAATGTTATCCTAAAGATGAGCAGAAGTACTTTAGGCATAATGCGAATTTATCTAGTTCCAGTGATAAGATCAGTGCGAGTGAGAAACCAGAGAAAACTAATTTGTCACGTCCTGGTAAGATTGCATGTTACGGTTGTGGTCAGAGTGGACATATTTCGAGAAACTATCCTAACAAGGTACCCAAAAAGAAATCTGAATCTTCTCTTGAGATAGGTCAAGTTCTGAATAACACTGGAGTATGTGGACCTATGGTATGTGGAACAGTGAATGGTGTTACAGTATCTACAATACTTAGAGATACAGGTTGTACAGGAGTAGTGGTATCAGAGGATTTGATTCCTGATCCTGGAACAAATTGTTCATATTCtactcttattgattatttgggcaggaaggacagattccctattgtcaagatttatttgaaatgtaatctctttacaggttgggttaatgctgttcgggctccaataaagtactgtactgtcttattaggcaatattccaggtgttcaggaccataatttgtttcctctgaaaaatacggattcttccatAGACGTAAATGCAGTAACAAGAGCACaggtaaaaaggagaaatattgtacACCCTCTTTCTTTGCCAGAACCATTTGATATATCCATTGATCAAGAATCTTTTCTTAGAGAACAGCAGAATTGCGAAGCTTTGAAATATGCAAGAGAAATGAGTCAGTCTGGAGATGTCAAACGTTGCAAGAATGGTTTGCAGTACGAGTTCGTGATGAGAAATGGACTTCTctacaggaaaatacagaaatgtaaaaagcctcagttactgggaaaggaacagttggttgtaccagttaaatgcataaaattagttttgcgccttgcacatgatattccggtaagtggacatttttctcataggaaaacctttaataagattaatgaaattttctggtggcagggtatgacgtctgacatatataaatattgcaaatcttgtgatgtatgccaaaaatcttcccttgttggaaaagtagagaAGGCTCAGATGGTTAAATTACCAGTGATCTCTACGCCATTTTATAGAGTTGCTATTGACTTAGTGGGCCCGATTTCTCCTCCTAGTGAAGCAGGGCATAGATATATTCTGACTATGGTAGATTATGCTTCAAGCTTCCCGGAAGCAGTcgctttgaagaacataacatctgaagacattgcagaagccttaatatctattttttccagagTGGGAGTGCCGAAAGAAATTCTTTCTGACAGAGGACCACAATTTCGATCAGAACTTATGTTGCAAGTACACAAGTTATTAGGAGTGAAACCTCTTTTTAGTACCCCCTAtcatcctgctgccaatggaagaatagaaaggcaacaccagattttaaagagtatattgaagaaaatatgtgagttaaaacataatcagtggcatcgtttccttccagcagcactgttcgccatgagggaaattccaagtgatacaacaggtttctcaccatttgagattttatatggccgtcaagtgagaggtcccttgacaatattgaaggaactatggacaaattcggatatgtctacaggggaaactgatctttattcttttgttttggaactacgtgaaaagttgtccgatgtttctgatttggctgttcaaaacatgaatatatcttccagtacatataagtcttattttgatttgaagagtagtaagcgccgatttaaagctgatgatgaagtacttttgcttattccagaaaaacaaggtaaattgcagttctcatggagaggtccatacaagataattgataagcatggtccagttgactactgggtaaacgtagaag aacggatgcatcgtctacaggtctag